One Deinococcus sp. LM3 DNA segment encodes these proteins:
- a CDS encoding MgtC/SapB family protein, translated as MADPLTDFYLLLRVLGACLLCGLIGWERELSQKSAGIRTQMLVGGSSALFVVLAEGLILQFSGDSDSVRFDLVGVLGAVVSGVAFLGAGTIFSSGKEQRRGLTTAASLLASAGIGVACGLTHYVLAVGSTLIFLFVLNTVGRLKTDMLRQEKPGP; from the coding sequence ATGGCGGACCCCCTGACCGACTTCTACCTGCTGCTGCGCGTCCTCGGAGCCTGCCTGCTGTGCGGCCTGATCGGCTGGGAACGCGAACTGTCGCAGAAAAGCGCCGGCATCCGCACCCAGATGCTCGTCGGCGGCAGCTCCGCCCTGTTCGTCGTTCTCGCCGAAGGGCTGATCCTGCAGTTCAGCGGCGACAGCGACTCCGTCCGCTTCGACCTCGTCGGCGTTCTCGGCGCCGTCGTCAGCGGCGTCGCCTTCCTCGGGGCCGGCACGATCTTCTCGTCCGGCAAGGAGCAGCGGCGCGGCCTGACCACCGCCGCCAGCCTGCTCGCCTCCGCCGGCATCGGCGTCGCCTGCGGCCTCACCCACTACGTCCTGGCGGTCGGTTCCACCCTGATCTTCCTGTTCGTCCTGAACACCGTCGGCCGCCTCAAGACCGACATGCTGCGCCAGGAGAAACCCGGCCCCTGA
- a CDS encoding ABC transporter substrate-binding protein, translating into MKKLPLPLLLTVGAYLTAQGHVLAQSAATVTIKHDEGTATLRKNPQRIIAMDEESLGWLAALGLQSRVVGIGSTYFTPTDLSGTRIKPEVLERGFYGRVNLKNPTFVGDWQTPNLETITALKPDLIVRLTWDGNQNYDRLSRVAPVIAYKEGGEGFWQKGIRDLGRLFGREAQAETAIRTAAQTGRTNAQKLNAAGILKRYPKAIVLAPFTGGSNWLYTDVRLVPEVQALGFRNGLSVPKTAGVGTAISDEALLGLGKDTLVILFPPGGRYNGADAFLKTAVGQRLKDQSVLYVPDDFNPYTGPLMSVYHSNKLTNLILDRLR; encoded by the coding sequence GTGAAGAAACTCCCCCTGCCCCTCCTGCTCACCGTCGGCGCGTACCTCACCGCCCAGGGCCACGTCCTCGCGCAGAGCGCCGCCACTGTCACCATCAAACACGACGAGGGCACCGCCACCCTCAGGAAGAACCCGCAGCGCATCATCGCCATGGACGAGGAATCCCTCGGCTGGCTCGCCGCGCTCGGCCTGCAGAGCCGCGTCGTCGGCATCGGCAGCACGTACTTCACGCCCACCGACCTCAGCGGCACCCGCATCAAACCCGAGGTGCTCGAACGTGGCTTCTACGGCCGAGTCAACCTGAAAAACCCCACCTTCGTCGGCGACTGGCAGACCCCCAACCTGGAGACCATCACCGCGCTGAAACCGGACCTGATCGTCCGCCTCACCTGGGACGGCAACCAGAACTACGACCGCCTCAGCCGCGTCGCGCCGGTCATCGCGTACAAGGAAGGCGGCGAGGGCTTCTGGCAGAAGGGCATCCGCGACCTCGGCCGCCTGTTCGGGCGGGAAGCGCAGGCCGAAACCGCCATCCGCACCGCCGCCCAGACCGGCCGCACCAACGCACAGAAACTGAACGCCGCCGGCATCCTGAAGCGCTACCCGAAAGCCATCGTCCTGGCGCCGTTCACCGGCGGCAGCAACTGGCTGTACACCGACGTGCGCCTCGTCCCGGAAGTGCAGGCGCTGGGCTTCAGGAACGGCCTGAGCGTCCCGAAGACCGCCGGCGTGGGCACCGCCATCAGCGACGAGGCGCTGCTGGGCCTGGGCAAGGACACCCTGGTCATCCTGTTCCCGCCCGGCGGGCGCTACAACGGCGCGGACGCCTTCCTGAAAACCGCCGTCGGACAGCGCCTGAAAGACCAGTCGGTGCTGTACGTCCCGGACGACTTCAACCCCTACACCGGTCCGCTCATGAGCGTGTACCACAGCAACAAACTCACCAACCTGATCCTCGACCGCCTGCGCTGA
- a CDS encoding DUF4132 domain-containing protein, with translation MSGDVQDLLRAGQQPWKAAFEARLASLPTELAGPLGALHRGSSDPQVRERHQQAVTDLLHTSTPEIRHIIAAVFFPQFPDVAARTLDALLTRHPYPQGYARRAFRAPGHRLAAAHAQAWLWQTWHTTREYPQPIEWFAVHAGLLNAWQSHGLGLLLGQAISDGNEEVYQILRDTAGTQHPVARMGRHVPGALLSSTREDAWTLAEGLLLAAQRQEGLRQVILETVDEASPDAFTRLLRLILKEDLLRFAATLRAACVWFGLNYDVTDVRTVRAHLTQALAFLDDPAAARDAVTTGAGVDTYLALFTLAMRDAVHAADLARPLLGDADAARRMAAAQYLTAAELLTDDDRRTLLRDPDLRLAALAGSAVNRWAGSDLFTFEAFETYALRLPDAARHDPILFPWLGQIPARESALDALPTLRGDRPFTVLAPHLNGMSVYGKTAVLRALGEQAGKALLDAPTRALLLTLLQDRNSSVSQEAVTVMAHFTPDPAELGAVHTLLKRKSADLRRGLIRLLASDPAQAQASAHTLLGGNTDQRQAALQLLIETGGTLPGDFRPKNVTEQTLLARLTDPGSQVSLRDGLGLFDPARLTRPAPLQARTRDYPADLQRGAALLRSLDALITGHRETPLTGVGWDGRETVLLGNVSPWYLRPGRDGQPMPLNDLWQAWWNARPDAQDGDLTRLRWTLAHFVARNDTTESELQSELDGTDTASPEATSSDATSSDATTTDATELEAELLDLLGLNPEGLQDLLEDADEDELAEHRSTVNAAEVRQDLRRRTLHRTLGPLVALRLEHPDLARVIVDALHDQHATPTDTEMALDAWETALSYLPVDVQVHVDPQYTWRREDPRDLLDPLRPHGAWATWTAEQVQRLWNVILHLGQAFPKLPRQRPDTALLLRAYEHGWANRDDLLDQLIGVRPEEGGYYSGSDFRELGAYTRRTVRADLPTHPDWLSAVNAVRERVLEVELARGDLETPATRPALALQGAHGADLPLRLLAALGKNPLKRGYQGRNESRDVTFSHLIRVSFPLPGDTPAGFRAPAQALKLTDARLLDLAMFAPQWAPLVSGALGWRGLQDGVYWLHAHTRDSNWSVPQDVRDAWEAEITERTPLSAADLTEGAVDVEWFRRTHGALGAPRFAALLDAAKYASSSGGHKRAELYARAVLGELDGADLRVRIDEKRNQDAVRALGLLPLPRAKAAARALTDRYRVISDFRRGARQFGAQRQASERRAADIGLHNLARTAGYTDPQRLVWAMEARTAPDWTRTVSVDGVTLGIALTDAGEASLTVRRGEKALKTLPPALKKVPDVIALRESVTELNATRLRMRAALEDAMVRGDHLQPQELADLAAHPVIAPMLRSLVWILNEEHAGWWQGDTLDTPGGPRVIGRQALRLAHPHDLFTLGQWPVFQAQVMDRRITQPFRQVFREYYPPTPAEVDARRSTRFDGHQVQPGKAAALLKARGWVPVPEEGVRKTWHAEGLNVWIDTSLGYGTPNEVEGTPLNAAYFLRRGETEPLPLSQVPPRVFSETMRDLDLVVSVAHVGGVDPEATQSTTAMRSALLRETLRLLNLGNVRLENDHALIDGHHARYTVHLGSGTVHRQPGGYLCIIPVHNAHQGRVFLPFADPDPRTAEVVSRVLLLAEDRRIQDPTILEQLR, from the coding sequence ATGAGCGGGGACGTGCAGGACCTGCTGCGCGCCGGTCAGCAGCCCTGGAAGGCGGCATTCGAGGCGCGGCTGGCCTCCCTGCCCACGGAACTGGCCGGGCCGCTCGGCGCACTCCACCGGGGAAGCAGCGACCCGCAGGTGCGCGAGCGCCACCAGCAGGCCGTCACGGACCTCCTGCACACCAGCACGCCCGAGATCCGGCACATCATCGCGGCCGTGTTCTTCCCGCAGTTCCCGGACGTGGCGGCCCGCACGCTGGACGCCCTGCTCACCCGCCACCCGTACCCGCAGGGGTACGCCCGCCGCGCCTTCCGCGCCCCCGGTCACCGGCTGGCCGCCGCGCACGCGCAGGCGTGGCTGTGGCAGACCTGGCACACCACCCGCGAGTACCCGCAACCCATCGAATGGTTCGCGGTGCACGCGGGCCTGCTGAACGCCTGGCAGTCGCACGGCCTGGGACTGCTGCTCGGGCAGGCGATCAGCGACGGCAACGAGGAGGTCTACCAGATTCTGCGTGACACGGCGGGCACGCAGCACCCGGTGGCGCGCATGGGCCGCCACGTGCCCGGCGCCCTGCTGAGCAGCACCAGAGAGGACGCCTGGACACTCGCCGAGGGCCTGCTGCTCGCCGCGCAGCGCCAGGAGGGCCTGCGGCAGGTGATCCTCGAGACGGTGGACGAGGCCAGCCCGGACGCCTTCACCCGCCTGCTGCGCCTGATCCTGAAAGAGGACCTGCTGCGCTTCGCCGCGACCCTGCGCGCCGCGTGCGTGTGGTTCGGCCTGAACTACGACGTGACCGACGTCAGGACGGTGCGCGCCCACCTCACGCAGGCACTCGCCTTCCTGGACGACCCGGCTGCCGCCCGCGACGCCGTGACGACCGGGGCGGGCGTAGACACGTACCTCGCGCTGTTCACGCTCGCCATGCGCGACGCCGTGCACGCCGCCGACCTCGCCCGCCCGCTGCTGGGGGACGCCGACGCCGCCAGACGCATGGCCGCCGCGCAGTACCTGACGGCCGCCGAACTCCTCACGGACGACGACCGCCGGACCCTGCTGCGCGACCCGGACCTGCGCCTCGCCGCGCTGGCGGGCAGCGCCGTGAACCGCTGGGCGGGCAGCGACCTCTTCACCTTCGAGGCATTCGAGACCTACGCCCTGCGCCTGCCGGACGCTGCGCGGCACGACCCGATCCTGTTCCCGTGGCTGGGGCAGATTCCGGCCCGCGAGTCCGCCCTGGACGCCCTGCCCACCCTGCGCGGCGACCGGCCCTTCACGGTCCTCGCCCCGCACCTGAACGGCATGAGCGTGTACGGCAAGACGGCCGTGCTGCGCGCCCTGGGCGAACAGGCCGGGAAGGCGCTCCTGGACGCCCCCACCCGCGCCCTGCTGCTGACCCTGCTTCAGGACCGCAACAGCAGCGTCTCGCAGGAAGCCGTGACCGTCATGGCGCACTTCACGCCCGATCCCGCCGAGCTCGGCGCCGTGCACACCCTCCTGAAACGCAAGAGTGCCGACCTGAGGCGCGGCCTGATCCGCCTGCTCGCCAGCGACCCCGCCCAGGCGCAGGCCAGCGCCCACACCCTGCTCGGCGGGAACACCGACCAGCGGCAGGCGGCCCTGCAACTCCTGATCGAGACGGGCGGCACCCTGCCCGGCGACTTCCGCCCGAAGAACGTCACCGAGCAGACCCTGCTCGCCCGCCTGACGGACCCCGGCTCGCAGGTCAGCCTGCGCGACGGGCTGGGCCTGTTCGACCCGGCCCGCCTGACCCGCCCCGCGCCCCTGCAGGCGCGCACGCGGGACTACCCGGCGGACCTGCAGCGCGGCGCGGCCCTGCTGCGCAGCCTGGACGCCCTGATCACCGGGCACCGCGAGACGCCCCTGACCGGCGTCGGCTGGGACGGCCGCGAGACCGTGCTGCTCGGCAACGTCAGCCCCTGGTACCTGCGGCCCGGCCGGGACGGGCAACCCATGCCGCTCAATGACCTGTGGCAGGCGTGGTGGAACGCCCGCCCGGACGCGCAGGACGGCGACCTGACCCGCCTGCGCTGGACGCTGGCGCACTTCGTCGCCCGCAACGACACCACCGAAAGCGAACTACAGAGCGAACTGGACGGCACCGACACCGCCAGCCCTGAAGCCACCAGTTCCGACGCCACCAGTTCCGACGCCACCACGACCGACGCCACCGAACTGGAGGCCGAGTTGCTGGACCTGCTGGGCCTCAACCCGGAAGGCCTTCAGGACCTGCTGGAGGACGCCGACGAGGACGAACTGGCCGAGCACCGCTCGACCGTGAACGCCGCCGAGGTGCGCCAGGACCTGCGCCGCCGCACCCTGCACCGCACGCTGGGGCCACTCGTCGCGCTGCGGCTGGAGCACCCGGACCTCGCACGCGTGATCGTGGACGCCCTGCACGATCAGCACGCCACACCCACCGACACCGAGATGGCGCTGGACGCCTGGGAGACGGCCCTGTCGTACCTGCCGGTGGACGTGCAGGTGCACGTGGACCCGCAGTACACTTGGCGGCGCGAGGACCCCCGCGACCTGCTCGATCCGCTGCGCCCGCATGGCGCCTGGGCCACCTGGACGGCGGAGCAGGTGCAGCGCCTGTGGAACGTGATCCTGCACCTGGGGCAGGCGTTCCCGAAGCTGCCGCGTCAACGGCCGGACACGGCGCTGCTGCTGCGCGCGTACGAGCACGGCTGGGCGAACCGCGACGACCTGCTCGACCAGCTGATCGGGGTACGCCCGGAAGAGGGGGGCTACTATTCCGGCAGCGACTTCCGTGAGCTGGGCGCCTACACGCGCCGGACCGTCCGGGCGGACCTGCCCACCCACCCGGACTGGCTGAGCGCCGTGAACGCCGTGCGCGAGCGGGTGCTGGAGGTGGAACTGGCGCGCGGTGATCTGGAGACGCCCGCCACGCGGCCCGCGCTGGCCCTGCAGGGTGCGCACGGCGCGGACCTGCCGCTGCGCCTGCTGGCCGCCCTGGGCAAGAATCCCCTGAAGCGCGGGTATCAGGGCCGCAACGAGAGCCGCGATGTGACGTTCAGCCACCTGATCCGGGTGTCGTTCCCGCTGCCCGGCGACACGCCCGCCGGGTTCCGCGCGCCGGCGCAGGCGCTGAAACTGACGGACGCGCGCCTGCTGGACCTCGCGATGTTTGCGCCGCAGTGGGCGCCGCTGGTGTCCGGCGCGCTCGGCTGGCGGGGGTTGCAGGACGGCGTGTACTGGCTGCACGCGCACACCCGCGACAGCAACTGGAGCGTCCCGCAGGACGTCCGTGACGCCTGGGAGGCCGAGATCACCGAACGCACGCCCCTGAGCGCCGCCGACCTGACCGAGGGCGCCGTGGACGTCGAGTGGTTCCGGCGCACCCACGGGGCGCTGGGCGCGCCGCGGTTCGCGGCGCTGCTGGACGCCGCGAAGTACGCCAGCAGCAGCGGCGGGCATAAACGCGCCGAGCTGTACGCCCGCGCGGTCCTCGGTGAGCTGGACGGGGCGGACCTGCGCGTCCGCATCGACGAGAAGCGCAACCAGGACGCCGTGCGCGCCCTGGGTCTGCTGCCCCTGCCCCGCGCGAAGGCGGCGGCGCGGGCACTGACGGACCGCTACCGCGTGATCAGCGACTTCCGGCGCGGCGCGCGGCAGTTCGGAGCGCAGCGGCAGGCCAGTGAACGCCGCGCGGCCGACATCGGCCTGCACAACCTCGCCCGCACGGCCGGGTACACGGACCCGCAGCGGCTCGTGTGGGCCATGGAGGCCCGCACCGCACCCGACTGGACGAGGACCGTCAGCGTGGACGGCGTGACGCTCGGCATCGCCCTGACGGACGCCGGGGAGGCCAGCCTGACCGTCCGGCGCGGCGAGAAGGCCCTCAAAACCCTGCCGCCCGCCCTGAAGAAGGTGCCGGACGTGATCGCCCTGCGCGAGAGCGTGACGGAACTGAACGCCACGCGTCTGCGCATGCGCGCCGCCCTGGAGGACGCCATGGTCCGGGGCGACCACCTGCAACCGCAGGAACTGGCCGACCTGGCCGCGCATCCGGTGATCGCGCCCATGCTGCGCAGCCTCGTGTGGATCCTGAACGAGGAGCACGCCGGGTGGTGGCAGGGCGACACCCTGGACACGCCCGGCGGCCCACGGGTGATCGGGCGTCAGGCGCTGCGGCTGGCGCACCCGCACGACCTGTTCACGCTGGGGCAGTGGCCAGTCTTCCAGGCGCAGGTCATGGACCGCCGGATCACGCAGCCGTTCAGGCAGGTGTTCCGCGAGTACTACCCGCCCACGCCCGCCGAGGTGGACGCGCGGCGCAGCACCCGCTTCGACGGGCATCAGGTGCAGCCCGGCAAGGCCGCCGCCCTTCTCAAGGCGCGCGGCTGGGTGCCGGTACCCGAGGAAGGCGTCCGCAAGACCTGGCACGCCGAGGGCCTGAACGTCTGGATCGACACCAGCCTCGGGTACGGCACGCCGAACGAGGTGGAGGGCACGCCGCTGAACGCCGCGTACTTCCTGCGGCGCGGCGAGACCGAACCGCTCCCCCTGTCGCAGGTGCCGCCGCGCGTGTTCAGCGAGACCATGCGTGACCTCGATCTGGTCGTGTCGGTCGCGCACGTGGGCGGCGTGGACCCCGAAGCGACGCAGAGCACCACCGCCATGCGCTCGGCGCTGCTGCGCGAGACGCTGCGCCTCCTGAACCTCGGCAACGTCCGCCTGGAGAACGACCACGCGCTGATCGACGGGCATCACGCGCGCTACACCGTGCACCTGGGCAGCGGCACCGTGCACCGCCAGCCGGGCGGGTACCTGTGCATCATTCCCGTGCACAACGCGCACCAGGGCCGCGTGTTCCTGCCGTTCGCGGACCCCGACCCGCGCACCGCCGAGGTCGTCAGCCGGGTGCTGCTGCTCGCTGAGGACCGCAGGATCCAGGACCCCACCATCCTCGAACAGCTGCGCTGA
- a CDS encoding GGDEF domain-containing protein yields MEGTADDTRRIYYLWACAAGLLTTTVLTVQAATSRDPERLYFLVTQPLIALFCAGALLTVFLRAGHLVRLERLALIVVTFATTSRLPFDLILLGRPAPGAEAQMIIGLLMSAVLGFLTMGLRSATTFVMVLYALHATLIVQHELRSGGPWMTTLGTQLALGTLLTLLAALFHFRIGYVQASHDRDALHTLAVTDPLTGLLNRRGGERALNALTAEQRPYLLAVADVDDFKRLNDGHGHAAGDHVLRLLAGGLQRADTAVRWGGEEFLIITEQTGPAAETELRDLIRHTHERLRTQGGPALTRPVTLSVGAVHVAPGQPWQDALARADRALYAAKAAGKNRIHLDSHPAPSPAPLT; encoded by the coding sequence ATGGAGGGAACGGCAGACGACACCCGGCGCATCTACTACCTGTGGGCCTGCGCTGCCGGACTGCTGACCACCACCGTCCTGACGGTGCAGGCCGCCACCAGCCGCGACCCGGAACGCCTGTACTTCCTGGTCACGCAGCCGCTCATCGCGCTGTTCTGTGCCGGGGCACTCCTCACGGTCTTCCTGCGCGCCGGGCACCTCGTCCGGCTCGAACGCCTCGCCCTGATCGTCGTCACCTTCGCCACCACGAGCCGCCTGCCTTTCGACCTGATCCTGCTCGGACGGCCCGCCCCCGGCGCGGAAGCGCAGATGATCATCGGCCTGCTGATGTCCGCCGTGCTCGGCTTCCTCACCATGGGCCTGCGCAGCGCCACCACCTTCGTCATGGTCCTGTACGCCCTGCACGCCACTCTGATCGTCCAGCACGAACTGCGCAGCGGCGGCCCCTGGATGACCACACTCGGCACGCAACTCGCCCTGGGCACCCTCCTGACGCTGCTCGCCGCGCTGTTCCATTTCCGCATCGGGTACGTGCAGGCCAGCCACGACCGCGACGCCCTGCACACCCTGGCCGTCACCGACCCACTGACCGGCCTGCTCAACCGCCGGGGCGGGGAACGCGCCCTGAACGCCCTGACCGCCGAACAGCGCCCCTACCTGCTGGCCGTCGCCGACGTGGACGACTTCAAACGCCTGAACGACGGGCACGGACACGCCGCCGGCGACCACGTCCTGCGCCTCCTCGCCGGCGGCCTCCAGCGGGCCGACACCGCGGTACGCTGGGGCGGCGAGGAATTCCTGATCATCACTGAACAGACCGGCCCCGCCGCCGAGACTGAACTGCGGGACCTGATCCGCCACACCCACGAACGCCTGCGCACCCAGGGCGGCCCCGCCCTGACCCGCCCCGTCACCCTCAGCGTCGGCGCGGTCCACGTCGCGCCCGGACAGCCCTGGCAGGACGCCCTCGCCCGCGCCGACCGCGCCCTGTACGCCGCCAAGGCTGCCGGCAAGAACCGGATTCACCTGGACAGCCACCCGGCCCCCAGCCCGGCGCCGCTCACGTGA
- a CDS encoding choice-of-anchor I family protein, which translates to MRPLLPAALILSALLTACPQSTAPGANLPLVTTLDLRAFDAQQGTLKLRPGRSGVLSLDAEPEYVAVSADSRRAYVTLQESNAVATIDLNTATVTAVRSLGLKDHRAAGNTLDASDRDGRINLQSWPVLGAFMPDAAATFTAQGRTYLITANEGDSRDYGAAYQDEARVKTLKLDPTAFPDAAALQADSALGRLTVSTADADTDRDGDADRLVAFGARSVSIWDADLNLVADTGDLIERQMATLRPTTFNSEGTTSTFDTRSDNKGPEPEGVTTGVVAGRTFAFVGLERMGGVMVLDVTTPATPTFVDYAHLNTPAARPDSGDAGDLAPEGVLFIPAADSPAGKPLVVVSHEVSGSVTLYAVEDSGRLTLTGRYQATPFAYDKGVAEISAYDPASRRLFVVNGQTGGLDILDLSQPTQPTLSGRVDLSTHGRAANSVTARGGVIAVAVEATVKTDPGRVVFLNADGTLRAPPVTVGALPDMLTFTPDGQFVVVANEGEPSADYSTDPAGSVSIISVSKALAAK; encoded by the coding sequence ATGCGCCCCCTCCTGCCGGCCGCCCTGATCCTCAGCGCGCTCCTGACCGCCTGCCCGCAATCCACGGCGCCCGGCGCGAACCTGCCGCTCGTCACCACCCTCGACCTCAGGGCCTTCGACGCGCAGCAGGGCACCCTCAAACTCCGCCCCGGCCGCAGCGGCGTCCTGTCCCTGGACGCCGAGCCCGAGTACGTGGCCGTCAGCGCGGACAGCCGCCGCGCGTACGTCACCCTGCAGGAAAGCAACGCCGTCGCCACCATCGACCTGAACACCGCCACCGTCACGGCCGTGCGCAGCCTCGGCCTGAAAGACCACCGCGCCGCCGGCAACACCCTGGACGCCAGTGACCGCGACGGCCGCATCAACCTGCAGTCCTGGCCGGTCCTGGGAGCGTTCATGCCCGACGCCGCCGCCACCTTCACCGCGCAGGGCCGCACGTACCTCATCACCGCCAACGAGGGTGACAGCCGCGACTACGGCGCCGCGTACCAGGACGAGGCGCGCGTGAAAACCCTCAAACTCGACCCCACCGCCTTCCCGGACGCCGCGGCCCTCCAGGCGGACAGCGCCCTCGGCCGCCTGACCGTCAGCACCGCCGACGCCGACACCGACAGAGACGGGGACGCCGACCGGCTCGTCGCGTTCGGCGCGCGCAGCGTCAGCATCTGGGACGCCGACCTGAACCTCGTTGCCGACACTGGCGACCTCATCGAACGCCAGATGGCCACCCTGCGCCCCACCACCTTCAACAGCGAGGGCACCACCAGCACCTTCGACACCCGCAGCGACAACAAAGGCCCGGAACCCGAGGGTGTCACCACCGGCGTCGTCGCCGGCCGCACCTTCGCCTTCGTCGGCCTCGAACGCATGGGCGGCGTCATGGTCCTCGACGTGACCACACCGGCAACCCCCACCTTCGTCGACTACGCGCACCTGAACACGCCCGCCGCCCGTCCTGACAGCGGTGACGCCGGCGACCTCGCCCCCGAAGGCGTGCTGTTCATCCCCGCCGCCGACAGCCCCGCCGGCAAACCCCTCGTCGTCGTCAGCCACGAGGTCAGCGGCAGCGTCACCCTGTACGCCGTCGAGGACAGCGGCCGCCTCACCCTCACCGGCCGCTACCAGGCGACCCCGTTCGCGTACGACAAGGGCGTCGCCGAGATCAGCGCCTACGACCCCGCCAGCCGACGCCTGTTCGTCGTGAACGGCCAGACCGGCGGCCTCGACATCCTCGACCTCTCCCAGCCCACCCAGCCCACCCTGAGCGGCCGCGTGGACCTGAGCACCCACGGACGCGCCGCGAACTCCGTCACCGCGCGCGGCGGCGTGATCGCCGTGGCCGTCGAGGCGACCGTCAAGACCGACCCCGGCCGGGTCGTGTTCCTGAACGCCGACGGCACCCTGCGCGCCCCCCCCGTGACTGTCGGAGCGCTCCCGGACATGCTGACCTTCACGCCCGACGGGCAGTTCGTCGTGGTCGCCAACGAAGGCGAACCCAGCGCCGACTACAGCACCGACCCGGCCGGCAGCGTCAGCATCATCTCGGTCAGCAAGGCGCTCGCCGCGAAGTAA
- a CDS encoding winged helix-turn-helix domain-containing protein, translating into MNLTTPLEHSAATFWQQFHATADPVERRRAQFFALLAEGRPMGEVLQTTGYSRVTAYALIRRYRERGLGALRDGRQDNRGAPRLLNDGQRRALHDRLQADAGRGVLWSGRDVQTWLREQYGLTVHLGRTYEFLRDAGLTPRGARTRPDAADPATPAPGHTD; encoded by the coding sequence ATGAACCTGACCACTCCGCTGGAGCACAGCGCCGCGACCTTCTGGCAGCAGTTCCATGCCACGGCCGACCCGGTGGAGCGTCGCCGCGCGCAGTTCTTCGCCCTGCTCGCCGAGGGCCGCCCCATGGGCGAGGTTCTTCAGACGACCGGCTACAGCCGCGTCACCGCGTACGCGCTGATCCGGCGTTACCGGGAACGGGGACTCGGGGCGCTGCGCGACGGACGGCAGGACAACCGGGGCGCTCCCCGCCTCCTGAACGACGGGCAGCGGCGGGCGCTGCACGACCGCCTCCAGGCCGACGCCGGGCGCGGCGTCCTGTGGTCGGGCCGGGACGTGCAGACGTGGCTCCGGGAGCAGTACGGTCTGACCGTGCATCTCGGCCGCACGTACGAGTTCCTGCGTGACGCCGGACTCACGCCACGCGGCGCGCGTACCCGGCCGGACGCCGCCGACCCGGCCACGCCCGCGCCGGGCCACACCGACTGA
- a CDS encoding universal stress protein produces the protein MPNPVRLTRPAPDLPARRGRHRVFLGMAAGVGKTVRALNDLRDRHALGEDVVIGVLETHGRAGTVAAAAGLPVFPPLELPRGAALLREPDIAGLIARQPDAVLIDELAHTNAPGSARARRWEDAEALLAAGIDVYSTLNVQHLESLNDVVARLTGVRVRERVPDHVLADADEVVLIDLPPEDLRRRLRGGQVYAPQKVEQALTHFFTTPNLTALRELALRHVTQTVEADAPPGPPGAHEVVVVAVAAESTALRLIRRGGQIAGRLHAPLHVITVSGPRLSADQARLLETAREITHALGGTFAVLPAQGRVADTLVRHATEVNATQIVLGETSRSRWLEFLRGDIIRHVLRATRDVDVHVISRD, from the coding sequence GTGCCGAACCCTGTGCGCCTGACCCGCCCCGCGCCGGACCTCCCCGCCCGGCGCGGTCGGCACCGGGTGTTCCTGGGCATGGCCGCCGGGGTCGGCAAGACCGTCCGCGCCCTGAACGACCTGCGCGACCGTCACGCCCTCGGCGAGGACGTCGTGATCGGCGTGCTCGAAACGCACGGCCGCGCCGGCACGGTCGCCGCCGCCGCGGGCCTGCCGGTGTTCCCGCCGCTGGAACTGCCGCGCGGCGCGGCCCTGCTGCGCGAACCGGACATCGCCGGCCTGATCGCCCGGCAGCCGGACGCGGTCCTGATCGACGAACTCGCCCACACGAACGCGCCCGGCAGCGCCCGCGCCCGCCGCTGGGAGGACGCCGAGGCCCTGCTCGCGGCGGGCATCGACGTGTACAGCACCCTGAACGTGCAGCACCTGGAATCCCTGAACGACGTGGTCGCCCGCCTGACCGGCGTCCGCGTCCGCGAGCGCGTCCCGGATCACGTCCTGGCCGACGCCGACGAGGTCGTCCTGATCGACCTGCCACCCGAGGACCTCCGCCGCCGCCTGCGGGGCGGGCAGGTGTACGCCCCGCAGAAGGTCGAGCAGGCCCTGACGCACTTCTTCACCACGCCGAACCTGACTGCGCTGCGGGAACTGGCGCTGCGGCACGTGACGCAGACCGTCGAGGCCGACGCGCCCCCCGGTCCGCCGGGCGCGCACGAGGTCGTGGTGGTCGCCGTCGCCGCCGAGAGCACCGCCCTGCGCCTGATCCGCCGGGGCGGGCAGATCGCGGGCCGGCTGCACGCGCCGCTGCACGTGATCACCGTCAGCGGCCCGCGCCTGAGCGCGGATCAGGCCCGGCTGCTCGAAACCGCCCGCGAGATCACGCACGCCCTCGGCGGCACCTTCGCCGTGCTGCCCGCGCAGGGCCGCGTGGCCGACACGCTCGTCCGGCACGCCACCGAAGTGAACGCCACGCAGATCGTGCTGGGTGAGACGAGCCGCTCCCGCTGGCTGGAATTCCTGCGCGGCGACATCATCCGCCACGTGCTGCGCGCCACCCGTGACGTGGACGTGCACGTGATCAGCCGCGACTGA